The following are from one region of the Abyssicoccus albus genome:
- the rnmV gene encoding ribonuclease M5, translating into MNKVNIIKKKSVEEIIVVEGKDDTTRVQQVVSCETIETNGSAINEETLQHIKMASDTRGVIVLTDPDAPGLMIRNIISDYVPEAKHAYIDRHASKSKKGKIGVEHASAETIMEALHHVFTPMKEINDTFTMTDLVALNLTGSASSKARREHVCKKLHIGYSNSKKLLEKLNRYGFTKDEVIEQLKEIEDEQ; encoded by the coding sequence ATGAATAAAGTCAATATTATTAAGAAAAAGAGTGTTGAAGAAATTATTGTTGTTGAAGGAAAAGATGATACGACTCGAGTACAACAAGTTGTTTCATGTGAAACGATTGAAACAAATGGATCAGCAATCAATGAAGAAACCCTTCAACATATAAAAATGGCTTCAGATACACGAGGCGTCATCGTCTTAACAGATCCGGATGCTCCAGGATTAATGATTCGGAACATCATATCAGATTACGTTCCAGAGGCTAAACATGCTTATATCGATCGTCATGCATCAAAAAGTAAAAAAGGGAAAATTGGTGTAGAACATGCCTCGGCAGAAACGATTATGGAGGCATTACATCATGTGTTTACACCGATGAAGGAAATAAATGATACTTTTACGATGACTGATTTAGTCGCTTTAAATTTAACTGGAAGTGCTTCATCTAAAGCGCGACGTGAACATGTTTGTAAGAAGCTTCATATAGGATATTCTAACAGTAAAAAACTATTAGAGAAGTTAAATCGATATGGATTTACAAAGGATGAAGTGATCGAACAATTAAAAGAAATTGAGGATGAACAGTGA